One uncultured Gellertiella sp. genomic window carries:
- a CDS encoding DUF2244 domain-containing protein: MAEINGDGVCDDGINDRPVFAAELVPYRSLGRRGWRVLMLLTGLLSTLHAGLFLTTGAWPVALFFGLDFALLYGAFYLNYRSGLTREEVMLSRTALKIRKFDPAGRSVDIGFNPFRLRFDVRRHQEFGIVSMLVSGEGRRSDVGSFLNPEDRESFARAMTGALATVRRRI, translated from the coding sequence ATGGCGGAAATCAACGGTGACGGGGTCTGCGATGACGGCATCAATGACAGGCCGGTCTTTGCGGCGGAACTGGTCCCCTACCGGTCGCTCGGACGCCGGGGCTGGCGGGTGCTGATGCTGTTGACCGGCCTGCTCTCCACCCTGCATGCCGGGCTGTTCCTGACCACCGGTGCCTGGCCGGTGGCGCTGTTTTTCGGTCTGGATTTTGCGCTGCTCTACGGTGCCTTCTACCTGAATTACCGCTCTGGCCTGACGCGCGAGGAGGTGATGCTGTCGCGCACAGCCTTGAAGATCCGCAAATTCGACCCGGCGGGCAGAAGCGTCGACATCGGCTTCAATCCCTTCCGGCTTCGATTCGATGTCAGGCGGCATCAGGAATTCGGCATCGTCTCGATGCTGGTTTCGGGCGAGGGGCGGCGGTCGGATGTCGGGTCTTTTCTCAATCCGGAAGACCGCGAAAGCTTTGCCAGGGCGATGACCGGTGCGCTGGCAACGGTGCGGCGACGGATCTGA
- the nth gene encoding endonuclease III: MKTPKPKSSTQIAKKSNAPPGRHQPGKDMPRRTAYSVEEIAEIFRRFQIQRPEPKGELDHVNAYTLLVAVALSAQATDIGVNKATRALFQRADTPEKMIALGEAELVSHIRTIGLYRNKAKNVMALSQMLIDHHGGDVPESRDALMTLPGVGRKTANVVMSMAFGIPTMAVDTHVFRIANRIGLAPGKTPDAVEAVLMAVIPENYLFHAHHWLILHGRYCCKARKPECGLCILADICKSPEKTSAIAAPLVAENIEQTPQ; this comes from the coding sequence ATGAAGACACCGAAGCCGAAATCCAGCACGCAAATTGCCAAAAAGTCAAACGCGCCACCCGGACGCCATCAGCCCGGCAAGGACATGCCCCGGCGCACCGCCTATAGCGTGGAGGAGATTGCCGAGATCTTCCGGCGCTTCCAGATCCAGCGGCCTGAGCCGAAGGGCGAACTCGACCATGTCAATGCCTATACATTGCTGGTGGCCGTTGCCCTGTCTGCCCAGGCCACCGATATCGGCGTCAACAAGGCGACACGGGCGCTGTTCCAGCGGGCGGATACACCGGAAAAGATGATCGCGCTTGGCGAGGCCGAGTTGGTCTCGCATATCAGGACCATCGGCCTCTATCGCAACAAGGCGAAGAATGTCATGGCGCTCAGCCAGATGCTGATCGACCACCATGGCGGCGACGTGCCCGAAAGCCGGGACGCGCTGATGACGCTGCCCGGCGTCGGCCGCAAGACCGCAAATGTGGTGATGTCCATGGCCTTCGGCATCCCGACCATGGCCGTCGATACCCATGTGTTCCGGATTGCCAACCGGATCGGCCTTGCACCGGGAAAGACACCCGACGCGGTGGAGGCAGTCCTGATGGCCGTCATTCCGGAAAACTACCTTTTCCATGCCCATCATTGGCTGATCCTGCACGGTCGCTATTGCTGCAAGGCACGCAAGCCCGAATGCGGGCTCTGCATTCTCGCCGATATCTGCAAGTCACCCGAGAAGACCAGCGCAATTGCCGCCCCGCTTGTTGCGGAAAATATCGAGCAAACGCCCCAATAA
- a CDS encoding MurR/RpiR family transcriptional regulator, with the protein MLDTLFERFNQSLKNGTPAERRLAKYYLEHPGDISFETAASVADKLDLSPMTVGRFLRALNIDTFAHQPHPIMPTTANGSAAERSYGAHSAETANGHDPVRHQVEALYQVQALTLQPDWRTIVMLLSRASEVFLTSLGQTLPMSAYFAGRLAETRDGVRHLSGGDGTYLELLGSRRTDCLLIIVDDPHSSPRLQRLSKAAREAGHTVLMVTHSPASTKDDPADHLIRAPALINRSGPDPVALAALIEYACAGVAAESGPFATERAGRVAELLRYFGEVA; encoded by the coding sequence TTGCTAGATACGCTTTTTGAGAGATTCAACCAGAGCCTGAAAAATGGCACCCCGGCTGAACGCCGCCTTGCCAAATATTATCTGGAACATCCCGGCGACATATCGTTCGAGACGGCCGCAAGCGTCGCCGACAAGCTGGATCTGAGCCCGATGACCGTCGGGCGGTTTCTGCGGGCGCTGAATATCGACACTTTCGCCCATCAGCCGCACCCGATCATGCCGACAACGGCCAATGGCAGCGCGGCCGAGCGCTCCTATGGTGCCCATTCCGCCGAAACCGCCAATGGCCATGATCCCGTGCGCCATCAGGTCGAGGCGCTCTATCAGGTGCAGGCGCTGACCCTGCAGCCGGACTGGCGCACCATCGTCATGCTTCTGTCGCGGGCCTCGGAAGTATTTCTGACGTCACTTGGACAGACCCTGCCAATGTCGGCCTATTTTGCCGGTCGCCTGGCCGAAACCCGGGACGGCGTGCGGCACCTCAGCGGCGGCGATGGCACCTATCTGGAATTGCTCGGCAGCAGGCGCACCGATTGTCTGCTGATTATTGTCGATGATCCCCATTCCTCGCCCCGGCTGCAGCGGCTGTCCAAGGCCGCCAGGGAGGCCGGTCATACGGTGCTGATGGTGACCCATTCTCCCGCCAGCACGAAAGACGATCCGGCCGATCATCTGATCCGCGCCCCGGCGCTCATCAACCGGAGCGGACCTGATCCCGTCGCCCTTGCCGCGCTCATCGAATATGCCTGTGCAGGCGTCGCCGCCGAAAGTGGCCCCTTTGCAACCGAACGCGCCGGCCGGGTGGCGGAACTGCTGCGCTATTTCGGCGAAGTCGCCTGA
- a CDS encoding carbon-nitrogen hydrolase family protein — MLIAALQMEPVPGDFAANIGKIEQAARNAAAMGAGLLVAPELAVSGYALGPLFRTLAEPLDGPAVIRLKAIAAECGLAIVAGFPERAGPDIYNSAVLVQPDGTVHCYRKCHLYGPAERATFSVSHDPPDLVSLGSLKLGMLICYDVEFPEMVRGLALSGAQLIVVPTALPAGPSARLVSNLIVPARAMENQLFIAYADLCGAENGCAYEGRSVIAAPDGEYLARAGLEETLLFARINPAAYVVTEAETPYLADRRPEIYARFRR, encoded by the coding sequence ATGTTGATTGCCGCATTGCAGATGGAACCGGTGCCCGGGGATTTCGCCGCAAATATTGGCAAGATCGAGCAGGCCGCCCGCAACGCAGCGGCCATGGGCGCAGGCCTGCTGGTGGCACCGGAACTGGCGGTGTCCGGCTATGCGCTGGGGCCATTGTTCAGGACGCTTGCCGAGCCGCTGGATGGCCCTGCCGTCATAAGGCTCAAGGCGATTGCGGCTGAATGCGGCCTTGCCATCGTCGCCGGGTTTCCCGAGCGGGCCGGCCCGGACATCTACAATTCCGCCGTGTTGGTGCAGCCGGATGGAACCGTCCATTGCTACCGGAAATGCCATCTCTATGGTCCCGCCGAGCGGGCAACTTTTTCGGTCTCCCACGATCCACCCGACCTTGTCAGTCTCGGCTCGCTGAAGCTTGGCATGCTGATCTGCTATGACGTAGAATTTCCGGAAATGGTGCGTGGACTCGCGCTGTCCGGCGCGCAATTGATCGTGGTGCCGACCGCACTGCCGGCCGGACCTTCCGCCCGGCTGGTGTCAAACCTGATTGTCCCGGCGCGGGCGATGGAAAACCAGCTGTTCATTGCCTATGCCGACCTTTGCGGCGCGGAGAATGGCTGCGCCTATGAGGGGCGCTCGGTGATTGCCGCACCGGATGGGGAATATCTGGCCCGCGCCGGGCTGGAGGAAACCCTGCTGTTTGCCCGGATCAATCCGGCAGCCTATGTGGTCACCGAGGCGGAAACGCCCTATCTGGCCGACCGGCGACCGGAGATTTACGCCCGCTTTCGCCGTTGA
- a CDS encoding RbsD/FucU domain-containing protein, which yields MLKGISPLLDADLLHALRAMGHGDVITIVDTNFPADAFARSTVLGRPLKIGCSTAAEAVSAILALMPLDTFVEDAAVRMEVVGAPDEVPEVQREVQAAINQAAGQAWPLVSLERYAFYAKARSSYCIVQTGERRFYGCAAFTMGVLPPDA from the coding sequence ATGCTGAAGGGAATTTCACCGCTGCTGGATGCGGATCTGCTGCATGCCCTGCGGGCCATGGGGCATGGCGATGTCATCACCATCGTCGATACGAATTTTCCCGCCGATGCCTTTGCCCGCTCGACGGTGCTGGGCAGGCCGCTGAAGATCGGCTGTTCCACCGCCGCCGAGGCGGTGTCGGCAATCCTCGCCCTGATGCCGCTCGACACCTTTGTCGAGGATGCGGCGGTGCGGATGGAGGTGGTGGGGGCACCGGACGAGGTTCCCGAGGTTCAGCGGGAGGTGCAGGCCGCGATCAATCAGGCGGCCGGGCAGGCCTGGCCGCTCGTCAGCCTCGAACGCTATGCCTTCTATGCCAAGGCGCGATCCTCCTACTGCATCGTGCAGACGGGCGAGCGACGGTTCTATGGCTGTGCGGCCTTTACCATGGGCGTGTTGCCGCCGGACGCCTGA
- a CDS encoding exopolysaccharide biosynthesis protein gives MMAIDEETVDGLGEQQGQNRSSPSSQRLSVALQALGADESRSRISIRDLFAALGDRAIGALMLVFALPNIFPTPPGTSAILGAPLVFLTAQLTLGMSPWLPGIIANRSMAREDFAKVAARITPWLARAERLLKPRLTWLVLPPVEYVIGLLSLLLAIVLALPVPLGNMLPALAICFFSFAILERDGVCMLLGMVMAGVSTLVVGGVAYALLKALIFLISSVLI, from the coding sequence ATGATGGCGATTGACGAAGAGACGGTGGACGGGCTGGGGGAGCAACAGGGGCAAAACCGGTCATCCCCCTCCAGCCAGCGCCTGTCTGTCGCGCTTCAGGCGCTTGGTGCCGACGAATCACGCTCACGCATTTCGATCCGCGATCTGTTTGCAGCGCTGGGGGATCGCGCCATTGGTGCGCTGATGCTGGTTTTCGCGCTGCCGAACATTTTTCCAACGCCGCCCGGCACTTCCGCGATACTCGGCGCACCGCTGGTTTTCCTGACGGCGCAGCTTACGCTTGGCATGTCACCCTGGTTGCCGGGGATCATTGCCAACCGGTCGATGGCGCGGGAGGATTTCGCAAAAGTCGCCGCGCGCATCACGCCATGGCTAGCCCGCGCCGAGCGCCTGCTGAAACCCCGCCTGACATGGCTGGTCCTGCCACCTGTGGAATATGTGATCGGCTTGCTGTCGTTGCTGCTGGCGATCGTGCTGGCCTTGCCGGTGCCGCTTGGCAACATGCTGCCGGCGCTGGCGATCTGCTTCTTTTCCTTCGCCATCCTTGAGCGGGACGGGGTGTGCATGCTGCTTGGCATGGTGATGGCAGGTGTATCCACGCTTGTTGTGGGCGGCGTGGCCTATGCGCTGCTGAAGGCATTGATCTTCCTGATTTCCTCTGTTCTGATATAG
- a CDS encoding alkaline phosphatase family protein, with amino-acid sequence MMKPNILLVTADQWRGDSLSAVGHPVVKTPHVDALAREGVLFARHYASAAPCSPARAGLYTGLYQMNHRVCRNGTPLDRRFDNLALAGRRAGYDPTLFGYTDTAPDPRGLDPADPHLTSYEGVLPGFTVRQLLPEHEKPWLSWLRARGNTHAQNRDVHLPLGVPAGELSREPPPYASEETQSAFLAGELIRWMDEQEAPWFAHLSFLRPHPPFVVPEPYNRLYPPQPPEAFHRAKDRAAEMALHPFVAYDLQRQRQAHFVYGASGAVADWSAEDIALIRAIYHGMITETDAQLGRIFEALKQRGLWDNTIIIFTSDHAEMAGDHWSFGKGGFFDGSYHIPLVIRDPRHPEGHGGRIDHFTSAADIFPTLSEAWAVAPRNGLDGASLQPFLRGDTPDRWREAIFWEFDFRDVAGGAQERHFGLASRACNLAVLRDAAFKYVHFNGLPPLLFDLAKDPSETVDVAEDPAYLPVRLACAEKLLSLRACHLDQTLALTTLTADGPRSASIGA; translated from the coding sequence ATGATGAAGCCAAATATCCTGCTTGTCACTGCCGACCAGTGGCGCGGCGACAGCCTTTCTGCGGTCGGCCATCCAGTGGTGAAAACGCCGCATGTGGATGCTCTTGCCCGCGAGGGCGTGCTGTTTGCCCGCCACTATGCGTCGGCTGCCCCCTGTTCTCCCGCAAGGGCCGGGCTTTATACCGGGCTCTACCAGATGAACCACCGGGTCTGCCGCAATGGCACGCCGCTCGACCGGCGGTTTGACAATCTGGCGCTTGCCGGGCGGCGGGCGGGCTATGATCCGACCCTGTTCGGCTATACCGACACTGCCCCGGACCCGCGCGGTCTCGATCCCGCCGATCCGCACCTGACCAGCTATGAAGGCGTTCTTCCGGGCTTCACCGTACGGCAATTGTTGCCGGAGCATGAAAAGCCGTGGCTCTCCTGGCTGCGCGCGCGCGGCAACACGCATGCGCAAAACCGCGACGTGCACCTGCCGCTCGGCGTGCCTGCGGGGGAACTCTCCCGCGAGCCACCGCCCTATGCAAGCGAGGAAACCCAGTCGGCCTTTCTCGCGGGTGAACTGATCCGCTGGATGGACGAGCAGGAGGCGCCGTGGTTTGCCCATCTCTCCTTCCTGCGCCCCCATCCGCCCTTCGTGGTGCCGGAGCCCTATAATCGCCTTTACCCGCCACAACCGCCGGAAGCCTTCCATCGGGCAAAGGACCGGGCAGCGGAAATGGCGCTGCATCCGTTTGTGGCCTATGATCTCCAGCGCCAGCGCCAGGCGCATTTCGTCTATGGCGCGTCGGGTGCGGTGGCAGACTGGTCGGCGGAGGATATTGCCCTGATCCGGGCGATCTATCACGGCATGATCACCGAAACGGATGCCCAGCTTGGCCGCATCTTCGAGGCGCTGAAGCAACGCGGGCTCTGGGACAACACCATCATTATCTTCACCTCCGACCACGCGGAAATGGCGGGCGACCACTGGTCCTTTGGCAAGGGGGGCTTTTTCGATGGCAGCTATCACATTCCGCTCGTCATCCGCGATCCCCGTCACCCCGAGGGCCATGGCGGGCGCATCGACCACTTCACCTCCGCCGCCGATATTTTCCCGACGCTGAGCGAAGCATGGGCTGTGGCCCCGCGTAACGGGCTTGACGGAGCCTCGCTTCAGCCGTTCCTGCGGGGCGACACGCCCGACCGCTGGCGCGAGGCGATCTTCTGGGAATTCGATTTCCGCGATGTGGCCGGAGGAGCCCAGGAGCGGCATTTCGGGCTGGCGTCCCGCGCCTGCAATCTCGCCGTCCTGCGTGATGCCGCATTCAAATATGTGCATTTCAATGGTTTGCCGCCCCTGCTGTTCGATCTCGCCAAGGACCCTTCGGAAACGGTCGATGTCGCGGAGGATCCGGCCTATCTGCCCGTCCGCCTCGCCTGCGCGGAGAAATTGCTGTCGCTGCGTGCCTGCCATCTCGACCAGACGCTCGCCCTGACCACGCTGACGGCGGATGGCCCCAGATCCGCCTCCATCGGAGCGTGA
- a CDS encoding DMT family transporter, with amino-acid sequence MSHSEQQQYRLGAFYVALSALAWSMSGLFIRSITTELTTLICLRGLISGTAIFSFFFLVERGRGFAILRSMGWPFVQITFFSAASMMCGLGAMRFASVADAMVIYATVPFLTAGVAFLMIREIPSRSTLIAAAVAIAGVLVMMSDRSGGAASLFGKFLAFMMAVTVAFMATIMRQHKAMPMLPAMAASAWLCSLATFWFASPLSVTAHNLGLIAAFAVVQNALGLILYTYGSHRVPAADASLLVSLEVPLTPLWVWLFLNETPTIATIVGGSVVALALFGHILVEMRRTRETPALPV; translated from the coding sequence ATGAGCCATTCAGAACAGCAGCAATATCGTCTGGGCGCTTTCTATGTCGCGCTGTCGGCGCTTGCATGGTCGATGTCGGGGCTGTTCATCCGCTCGATCACCACCGAACTCACGACGCTGATCTGCCTGCGCGGCCTGATTTCGGGCACGGCGATCTTTTCCTTCTTCTTTCTGGTGGAACGGGGGCGCGGCTTTGCTATCCTCAGGTCGATGGGCTGGCCCTTCGTGCAGATCACGTTTTTTTCCGCCGCCAGCATGATGTGCGGGCTCGGCGCGATGCGCTTTGCCTCGGTTGCCGATGCGATGGTGATCTATGCCACGGTGCCCTTCCTGACGGCGGGGGTGGCCTTCCTGATGATCCGCGAAATTCCGAGCCGCTCGACCCTCATCGCCGCCGCCGTGGCCATTGCAGGCGTGCTGGTCATGATGTCGGACCGTTCCGGCGGGGCGGCGAGCCTGTTCGGCAAGTTCCTCGCCTTCATGATGGCCGTGACCGTGGCCTTCATGGCAACGATCATGCGCCAGCACAAGGCGATGCCGATGCTGCCCGCGATGGCGGCCTCCGCCTGGCTCTGCTCGCTGGCGACCTTCTGGTTTGCAAGCCCTCTTTCGGTCACCGCTCATAATCTCGGGCTGATTGCCGCCTTTGCCGTGGTGCAGAATGCGCTGGGGCTGATCCTCTATACCTATGGCAGCCACCGCGTCCCGGCGGCGGATGCCAGCCTGCTGGTCTCGCTGGAAGTGCCGCTGACGCCGCTCTGGGTCTGGCTTTTCCTCAACGAGACGCCAACCATCGCCACCATTGTCGGCGGATCGGTGGTGGCGCTGGCGCTCTTCGGCCATATCCTGGTCGAGATGCGGCGCACCCGGGAAACACCCGCCCTGCCTGTCTGA
- a CDS encoding ribbon-helix-helix domain-containing protein, with product MAKQNLSDPVTLRIPVDVLADIEAICETTDRSRSWIIVRALRTYLLQEGADILAYRKGRQEIANGDVEDFDVVLADLDRIASEKVA from the coding sequence GTGGCCAAACAAAACCTGTCCGACCCTGTAACCCTTCGGATCCCCGTCGACGTTCTCGCCGATATCGAAGCTATTTGTGAAACAACCGACCGTTCGAGAAGCTGGATCATCGTGCGGGCCTTGAGAACCTATCTGCTGCAGGAAGGCGCCGACATCCTCGCCTATCGCAAGGGCAGGCAGGAAATCGCCAATGGCGATGTCGAGGATTTTGATGTCGTGCTGGCCGATCTGGATCGGATCGCGTCTGAAAAGGTTGCTTGA
- a CDS encoding aldehyde dehydrogenase family protein: MSHHLKFFIDGAWVDPVTPSPIDVIDPSTEEVYTQISGGSKADVDRAVAAAKKAFETFAFVSKEERLKLLKRILEVYNERYEDIAQAVSQEMGAPITFARTAQAWAGQAHMEATIKAFEEFEFSHKRGSTMIVKEPIGVCALITPWNWPLNQIVCKVAPAIAAGCTVVLKPSEIAPISGIIFAEVMEAAGTPKGVFNLVNGTGPDVGQHMAGHPDVDMVSFTGSTRAGIIVAKTAADTVKRVAQELGGKSANIILPDADLESAVTQGVQACFGNTGQSCDAPTRMLVPADRHDEALAIAKVAAEAMSVGDPRSEEIELGPVVSEMQYNKIQGLIEKGIKEGATLVTGGLGRPEGVNRGYFVRPTVFGHVTPDMTVAREEIFGPVLSVISYKDEEEAIHIANDTVYGLAAYIQSQDIAHARKVALRMRAGTVNLNYPDWDTHAPFGGYKQSGNGREYADWAIHDFVEVKGIVGYGE; this comes from the coding sequence ATGAGTCATCATCTGAAATTTTTCATCGACGGTGCGTGGGTTGATCCTGTAACGCCCTCGCCGATCGATGTCATCGATCCCTCGACGGAGGAAGTCTACACGCAGATTTCCGGCGGTTCAAAGGCTGATGTGGACCGTGCCGTTGCCGCTGCCAAGAAGGCCTTCGAAACCTTTGCCTTCGTCTCGAAGGAAGAGCGGCTGAAGCTTCTGAAGCGCATTCTCGAAGTCTATAACGAGCGTTATGAAGATATCGCCCAGGCTGTCAGCCAGGAAATGGGCGCGCCGATCACCTTCGCCCGCACCGCGCAGGCCTGGGCCGGCCAGGCCCATATGGAAGCCACCATCAAGGCTTTCGAAGAATTCGAGTTCAGTCACAAGCGCGGCTCGACCATGATCGTCAAGGAGCCGATCGGCGTCTGCGCGCTGATCACCCCGTGGAACTGGCCGCTGAACCAGATCGTCTGCAAGGTGGCCCCGGCGATTGCCGCAGGCTGCACCGTGGTGCTGAAGCCGTCGGAAATCGCGCCGATCTCCGGCATCATCTTTGCCGAAGTGATGGAAGCCGCCGGCACGCCGAAGGGCGTCTTCAACCTGGTCAACGGCACCGGCCCGGATGTCGGCCAGCACATGGCCGGCCATCCCGATGTGGACATGGTCTCCTTCACCGGCTCCACCCGCGCCGGCATCATCGTCGCCAAGACGGCAGCCGATACGGTCAAGCGCGTTGCCCAGGAACTGGGTGGCAAGTCGGCCAACATCATCCTGCCCGACGCCGATCTGGAATCGGCCGTCACCCAGGGCGTGCAGGCCTGCTTCGGCAATACCGGCCAGTCCTGCGACGCGCCGACCCGCATGCTGGTTCCTGCGGACCGTCACGACGAAGCGCTTGCCATCGCCAAGGTTGCTGCCGAAGCGATGTCGGTCGGCGATCCCCGTTCGGAAGAAATCGAACTCGGCCCTGTCGTCAGCGAAATGCAGTATAACAAGATCCAGGGCCTGATCGAAAAGGGCATCAAGGAAGGCGCAACGCTGGTCACCGGCGGTCTTGGCCGTCCCGAAGGCGTCAATCGCGGCTATTTCGTTCGTCCGACCGTGTTCGGCCATGTCACCCCCGACATGACGGTTGCCCGCGAGGAAATCTTCGGACCGGTTCTGTCGGTCATCTCCTACAAGGACGAGGAAGAGGCGATCCATATCGCCAATGACACGGTCTATGGCCTGGCTGCCTATATCCAGTCGCAGGACATCGCCCATGCCCGCAAGGTCGCCCTGCGCATGCGTGCCGGCACGGTCAACCTCAACTACCCCGACTGGGACACCCACGCCCCGTTCGGCGGCTACAAGCAGTCCGGCAACGGCCGCGAATATGCCGACTGGGCCATCCATGACTTCGTCGAAGTCAAGGGCATCGTCGGCTACGGCGAATAA
- the ung gene encoding uracil-DNA glycosylase: MTEGDVKLDESWKVALSAEFASPYMGNLRDFLRAEKAAGKRIFPKGSAIFRALDLTPVDGVRIVILGQDPYHGAGQAHGLCFSVQPGVRIPPSLVNIYKELNSDLGIDPARHGFLESWARQGVLLLNSVLTVEEARAASHQGRGWERFTDAVIKVVNDRVDHAVFLLWGAYAQKKAAFVDQSRHLVLKSAHPSPLSAHAGFLGSRPFSQANDWLERHGRGKIDWHLPENPT; encoded by the coding sequence ATGACAGAAGGCGACGTAAAACTCGACGAGAGCTGGAAGGTGGCCCTGTCGGCGGAATTTGCTAGCCCCTACATGGGAAACCTCCGGGACTTTCTGCGGGCCGAAAAGGCGGCGGGCAAACGGATTTTCCCCAAGGGCAGCGCCATTTTCCGCGCACTCGACCTGACCCCGGTGGACGGGGTCCGGATCGTGATCCTCGGGCAGGACCCCTATCATGGGGCAGGCCAGGCGCATGGGCTGTGCTTCAGCGTCCAGCCGGGCGTGCGCATCCCGCCGTCGCTGGTCAACATCTACAAGGAACTCAACAGCGATCTCGGCATTGACCCGGCGCGGCACGGCTTTCTCGAAAGCTGGGCGCGGCAGGGCGTGCTGTTGCTGAACAGCGTGCTGACGGTAGAGGAGGCCCGCGCCGCCTCCCATCAGGGCAGGGGGTGGGAACGCTTCACCGATGCGGTGATCAAGGTCGTCAATGATCGGGTTGACCATGCGGTGTTCCTGCTCTGGGGCGCCTATGCGCAGAAGAAGGCGGCTTTTGTCGACCAGAGCAGGCATCTGGTGCTGAAATCCGCCCATCCCTCACCGCTGTCGGCCCATGCGGGCTTTCTTGGCTCCAGGCCATTTTCCCAGGCGAATGACTGGCTGGAACGCCACGGACGCGGCAAAATCGACTGGCACCTGCCCGAAAATCCCACGTGA